In Actinoplanes derwentensis, the following proteins share a genomic window:
- a CDS encoding ferredoxin: MALHVDVETEKCVAAGHCVLLAPEVFDQRDEDGVVVLLEAAPDPSLHDAVRESAMMCPAAAIHLAGS, encoded by the coding sequence ATGGCGTTGCACGTCGACGTCGAGACCGAGAAGTGCGTCGCCGCTGGTCACTGTGTGCTGCTGGCGCCTGAGGTGTTCGACCAGCGGGACGAGGACGGGGTCGTGGTGCTGTTGGAGGCGGCTCCGGATCCGTCGTTGCACGATGCGGTGCGGGAGTCGGCCATGATGTGTCCCGCGGCGGCGATCCACCTGGCCGGGTCGTGA